In the Pseudoliparis swirei isolate HS2019 ecotype Mariana Trench chromosome 21, NWPU_hadal_v1, whole genome shotgun sequence genome, one interval contains:
- the tmem185 gene encoding transmembrane protein 185-like, producing the protein MNLRGLFQDFNPSKFLIYSCLLLFSVLLSLRLDGVIQWSYWAVFTPIWLWKLLVIIGASVGTGVWAHNPQYRAEGETCVEFKAMLIAVGLHVLLLMFEVLVCDRVARGNYFWLLVFMPLFFVSPVSVAACVWGFRHDRSLELEVLCSVNILQFIFIALRLDRIIKWPWLVVCVPLWILMSFLCLVVLYYIIWSVLFLRSIDIIAEQRRTHITMAISWMTIVVPLLTFEILLVHKLDGHNSLSYVCVFVPLWLSLLTLMATTFGQKGGNHWWFGIRKDFCHFLLELLPFLREYGNVSYDLQRSEDPEAAEDTPVPEPPPKIAPMFHKKTGVVITQSPGKYFVPPPKLCIDMPD; encoded by the exons TAAGTTCCTGATCTACTCCTGCCTGCTGCTCTTCTCCGTGCTGCTGTCCTTGAGGCTGGATGGAGTCATCCAGTGGAGCTACTGGGCTGTGTTCACCCCCATATGGCTGTGGAAGCTGCTGGTCATCATCGGGGCCTCGGTCGGCACCGGAGTCTGGGCCCACAACCCCCAGTACAG GGCCGAGGGCGAGACGTGTGTGGAGTTCAAAGCCATGCTGATCGCCGTGGGGCTCCACGTCCTGCTGCTGATGTTCGAGGTGCTGGTGTGCGACCGCGTGGCGAGAGGGAACTACTTCTGGCTCCTCGTCTTCATGCCGCTCTTCTTCGTGTCGCCCGTCTCCGTGGCGGCGTGCGTCTGGGGCTTCAGGCACGACCGCTCCCTCGAG ctGGAGGTGTTGTGTTCCGTTAACATCCTCCAGTTCATCTTCATCGCTCTGAGGCTGGACCGGATCATCAAGTGGCCGTGGCTG GTGGTGTGCGTCCCGCTGTGGATCCTGATGTCCTTCCTGTGCCTCGTCGTCCTCTACTACATCATCTGGtccgtcctcttcctccgctcCATCGACATCATCGCCGAGCAACGGCGGACTCACATCACCATGGCGATCAGTTGGATGACCATCGTCGTGCCGCTTCTCACTTTCGAG ATTCTTCTGGTGCACAAGCTGGACGGCCACAACAGCCTgagctacgtgtgtgtgttcgtgccgCTGTGGCTCTCCCTGCTCACGCTCATGGCCACCACCTTTGGCCAGAAGGGGGGGAACCACT ggTGGTTCGGCATCCGCAAGGACTTCTGCCACTTCCTGTTggagctcctccccttcctccgaGAGTACGGCAACGTGTCCTACGACCTCCAGCGCAGCGAGGACCCAGAGGCGGCCGAGGACACGCCCGTGCCCGAGCCGCCGCCGAAGATCGCCCCCATGTTCCACAAGAAGACCGGCGTGGTGATCACGCAGAGCCCCGGGAAATACTTTGTCCCGCCCCCGAAACTCTGCATCGACATGCCCGACTAA
- the mus81 gene encoding crossover junction endonuclease MUS81: MSEPVRLGLKRALPSCPNPLFVTWLTELRDQAREKGLKIQYTYQKAISSLNKYPLPLENAKEAKILQNFGDGICKILDQKLQRYRRENGLNTSIHSLPEAAPPAGGRDNNSMAPSRKKNAAGDQGKEKGGRGGRKKRDYVPQKRSGGYAALLALYRQSQISGSKGYMFRMELQAEAQLLCDKSFTVPDVGSKYTAWSSVSTLMKKSFVLKTHNPARYSLTEDGLALAERLEAAERDGGGGEEARREGEEDKEARREEKEGEDDALVDLTRSDEDEDGIHPAEGQVGVSQQLRDVGSSSGSTRTSQARLLPGDYDIILCVDFVETTGGSRRKPDLEAELQRNGVKYDVRKLNVGDFLWVAREKVNPVPGQLRAPSRELVLDYIIERKRMDDLCGSIIDGRFREQKFRLKRCGLRRPCYLVEECGSAAAHLSLPEATLQQAIVNTQVVDGFFVKRVQDVKESAAYLTVMTRYLIKLYQNRTLLCRSRELEGDRASEEERESPSCSLISFQEFNHGAIKNKCQTLREVFARQLMQVSGLSGDKAAAVLELYSTPHSLLSAYERCASEAQKEKLLSSIRYGKLKRNLGPALSRTLYQLYCTPGALS; encoded by the exons ATGTCGGAGCCGGTCCGGTTGGGTCTGAAGCGAGCCCTGCCCTCGTGCCCGAACCCGCTGTTCGTCACGTGGCTCACGGAGCTCCGGGACCAGGCGCGGGAGAAGGGGCTGAAGATCCAGTACACGTACCAGAAG GCCatcagctctttgaacaagtacCCGCTACCGCTTGAAAACGCCAAGGAGGCAAAGATCCTGCAGAACTTTGGGGACGGCATCTGTAAAATACTGGACCAGAAACTGCAGCGGTACCGGAGAGAGAACG GGCTGAACACTTCTATTCACTCTCTCCCTGAAGCAGCGCCCCCTGCCGGTGGGCGGGACAACAACAGCATGGCTCCCTCCAGAAAG AAGAATGCAGCAGGGGAccaagggaaagaaaaaggaggaagaggagggaggaagaagagggactACGTGCCCCAGAAGAGGTCTGGGGGATACGCTGCGCTGCTCGCCCTCTACAGACAGTCGCAG ATCTCCGGGAGCAAAGGTTACATGTTCAGGATGGAGCTGCAGGCCGAGGCTCAGCTCCTGTGCGACAAGTCGTTCACCGTT CCGGATGTCGGGAGCAAGTACACGGCCTGGTCCTCCGTGAGCACCCTGATGAAGAAGAGCTTTGTGCTGAAGACCCACAACCCGgcaag GTATTCTCTGACTGAGGACGGTCTGGCTCTGGCGGAGCGACTGGAGGCGGCAGaacgagacggaggaggaggggaggaggctaggagggaaggggaggaggacaaggaggctaggagggaagagaaggagggagaggacgaCGCGCTCGTGGACCTCACTAGGAGTGATGAGGACGAAGACGGAATACA CCCAGCTGAGGGGCAGGTGGGCGTCTCCCAGCAGCTCCGTGACGTTGGTTCTTCTTCTGGATCGACTCGGACCTCTCAGGCTCGTCTTCTGCCCGGAGACTATGACATCATACTCTGCGTGGACTTCGTCGAGACCaccgg TGGCAGCCGGCGTAAACCGGATTTGGAAGCCGAGCTGCAGAGAAACGGAGTGAAGTACGATGTCAGGAAGCTCAACGTGGGAGACTTCCTGTGGGTCGCCCGGGAGAAGGTGAACCCggtaccag gTCAGCTGCGAGCCCCGAGCCGGGAGCTCGTCCTCGATTACATCatcgagaggaagaggatggacgACCTGTGCGGGAGCATCATCGACGGACGCTTCCGGGAGCAGAAG TTCCGGCTGAAGAGGTGTGGCCTCCGGAGGCCGTGCtacctggtggaggagtgtGGCTCGGCCGCCGCCCACCTGAGTTTACCTGAAGCCACGCTGCAGCAGGCCATCGtcaacacacag gtagTCGATGGCTTCTTTGTGAAGAGAGTCCAGGATGTGAAGGAGTCGGCGGCTTACCTCACTGTCATGACGCGATACCTGATCAAACTGTatcag AACCGGACGCTGCTCTGTCGCTCCAGAGAGCTGGAGGGGGACAGagcgagtgaggaggagagagagagcccctCCTGCTCCCTCATCTCCTTTCAGGAGTTCAACCACGGGGCGATCAAAAACAAG TGTCAGACGCTGAGAGAAGTGTTCGCCAGACAGTTGATGCAGGTCAGCGGTTTGTCTGGAGACAAAGCTGCTGCTGTCCTGGAGCTCTACAGCACCCCCCACAG CCTGCTCTCGGCCTATGAGCGATGTGCCAGTGAAGCCCAGAAGGAGAAGCTGCTCTCCTCCATCCGATACGGGAAGCTCAAAAG GAACCTGGGCCCGGCtctgagcagaaccctctaccAGCTGTACTGCACTCCAGGAGCTCTGTCCTAG